DNA sequence from the Halorussus sp. MSC15.2 genome:
TGACGGCGACGGGGCAGTCGGAGCTACGGCAGTTCATCACCGACCCGACCGGACGCGGCGGGACGACCATAATCGGTCTCGTGGTGCTGATTTGGAGCGCAATCAAGGTGTTCCGGGGCTTCGACGAGGCGTTCTCGGCCATCTACACGACCGACGCCAAGACGGGAATCGCGGACCAAGTCAAGGACGCTCTTCTCGTGCTGGCCGCCATCGGGGTCGGTGTCGTCATCCTCGTGCTGGCGGGCGCGGCGACCGCGCTGTTCCCGCAGTTCCCGTTCGTCGGCGTCGTGGCGACGGTCGTCCAGTTGGTGGCGCTGGTGCCGGTGTTCCTCCCGGTGTACGTCGTCTTCCCCGACGCAGACGTGTCGATTCGGGAGGCGCTCCCCGGGGCCGTGCTGGCGACGGTCGGGTGGACGATACTGCAGGTGCTGTTCCGCGTCTACGCGGCGGCCTCTTCGACCGGCCCCTCCCAGTTTCTCGGGACCGCTCTCCTGCTGGTGACGTGGCTGTACTTCGCCAGCATTCTGGTGTTGCTCGGCGGCGTCGTCAACGTCGTCCTCGCCAATCGCGGAAGCTACGCCGAGCGAACCAAAGACCCGGAGGAACGGCGCATCGAACGCAAGCAGGAACTACTCTCCCAATACATGACCGACGACGACGAATCCGCTCCCGACATCGTGGAACTCCGCGACGAGTTGCGGGAGTTGCGAGCAGACGTGGAATCGTTCGAAGAGGACATCGAATCGCGCACGGTCGAGAAGCCGGAAGTCGAGTCCGAACTGAAGCAGTACGTCCGCAAGCGACTGCGCCGGGGCCACGCCCGCGGTTGGGGGCCGTATCTCGTGTTGCTGTACGGGACGCTCATGACTCTCGGCGCGTTCTTCTGGCTGGAGGAGTTCTGGGCCATCTTCGCCATGGGCGTCGTCTGGCTCTCGACGCTCGGACTCTACGCGCTGATGGTGATGCTCGGGTTCGGCGTCGGCGTGCTGACCCTCCCCAGTCGCATCAGCGACCGTATCGGCAACTTCCGGTCGTAGGCCGTCTCGACACCCTCCGGTCGTAGACCGTATCGATACCTTCCAGTCGGTGACCGCATCGATACCTTCCGGTCGGTGACCGCATCGATACCTTCCGGTCGGAGACAGTATCGGTAACACTCGGTCGAAAGGTATACCTGCCGCCGGTCTTACCCCCAGTCGATGACCGGTCGCAGCATCGGCGTCGCGGTCGCGTTCGACCGTCACCTCCCGCCGGCGGTCCGCGAACTGTTCGGCCTGCTCACGAACGTCGGCGACGTCGGCGTCTTGCTCGCCGCGGTCGCACTGTGCTACTGGTTCGGCGACCGACGACGCGGGGCGGTCGCGCTCGCGGGCGTCCTCGGCGCGTCCTCGCTGACGCTCGCGCTGAAGGGTCTCTTCGCGCTCCCGCGCCCACCGGCGACCCTCCGCGTCGCTCGCGCGACCGGCTACGGCTTTCCGAGCGGTCACGCCCTCTCCGCGACGGTGGCGTTCGCTCTCCTCGCGCTCGCTCTCGACCGACGTACTCGACGCAGTCGCACGGCGGTCGCCGCGGTCGTAGTCGCGGTCGTCTCCCTCTCCCGGGTCGTCATCGGGGTCCACTACGCCGTGGACGTGGTCGTCGGCGTCGGCGTGGGACTCGCGTACGTGGCGGCGCTCGTCGGCGTCAGCGACTGGCGACCGAGACGGGCCTTCGCCGTCGCGGGCGTCTTCGCGGCGGCCGCGCTTCTGACGAACGGACTCACGCCGGACGCGACCGCTGCGCTCGCGGGCGTCCTCGGTGCGGGCGCGGCGTGGACGGTGTTCGAGATACCGTCGGAGGCGTCGGTACGACCGCTCGCCGCGTTCGCAGGACTCGCCGTACTGGGTGCGCTCGGCTACGCCGGGAACGCGCTCGAACTGTCGCTCCCGGCACTCTTCGGCCTGAATCTGCTAGTTCCCGCGGGAATCGTGGCGCTCCCGCTGGCGGTCGAGCGCGTGCGAAAAGAGGAGTCGGCGACAGTGACCTGAACTGGGAGGCCGACTCAGAACTTCTCGAGGTACTTCTCTTTCTCCCACGCCGAGACGTGGGTCTTGTAGTCGGCGTAGTCGGCGCGCTTGGCCTCCACGAACTTCTCGGTGACGTGTTCGCCGAGGGCCTCTCGGACGACTTCGTCCTCTTCGAGCGCGTCGATAGCCCTGTCGAGGCTACCGGGGAGCGTGGTGATACCGTACTCGTCGAGTTTGGCGTCGTCGAACTCGTAGATGTCCTCGCGGACCGGGTCGCCGGGGTCGGCGTCGTTCTCGATGCCTTCGAGTCCGGCCTTGATGACCACGGCGAGCGCGAGGTAGGGATTACACGACGGGTCGGGACTCCGAATCTCGAACCGGGAACTCGCGCCCGCGGCGTCCGGGACGCGGATGAGCGCCGAGCGGTTCACGTCGCTCCACGCGACGTAGACGGGTGCCTCGTAACCGGGGACGAGGCGCTTGTAGGAGTTGACCGTCGGGTTCGTGACGGCGGTGAACGCCTCCGCGTGGTTCAGGACGCCGCCCATGAACTTGTAGGCGGTCTCGCTCAGGTTGAACTCGTCGTCCTCGTCGGCGAAGGCGTTGCCCTCGTCGTCGAAGAGGCTGATGTGGCTGTGCATGCCCGACCCGTTGATGGCGCTGATGGGCTTGGGCATGAACGTGGCGTGGATGTCGTTCTGCTCGGCGACGGCGCGGACGACCGCGCGGAAGGTCGCGATGTTGTCCGCGGCCGACAGCGCGTCGTCGTACTTGAAGTTAATCTCGTGCTGGCCGTCGGCCACCTCGTGGTGGCTGGCCTCGACCTCGAAGCCCATCTGCTCCAGCGTGAAGATGATTTCGCGGCGCACGTCGCTCGCGAGGTCCTTCGGCGCGAGGTCGAAGTAGCCGCCCGAGTCGTGGGGAACGGTCGTCGCCCGGCCGTCCTCGTCCTTCTGGAACAGGAAGAACTCGGGTTCCGGACCGATGCTGACCGAGTAGCCCATCTCCTCGGCCTCCGCGAGGACGCTCTTGAGTACCTGACGCGGGCCGCCCTCGAAGGGCGTTCCGTCGGTGTTCACCACGTCGCAGATGAGTCGAGCGCTCGCGGTGTCACCGTCCGAACGCCATGGCAGGACGGCGAACGTCTCGGGGTCCGGTTCGAGACGCATGTCGCTCTCCTGAATTCGGACGAACCCCTCGATGGAGGAGCCGTCGAACCAGATTCCCTCCTCGAAGGCCTTCTCGACCTGCGAGGCCGGGACGCTGACGTTCTTGACCGTCCCCGTGATGTCCGTGAACTGGAGGCGAACGAAGTCGACGTTCTCCTCCTCGATTTGTTCGAGTACGTCTTGCTCGGCGTCCGTCAACCCCGCCTCTTTGCTGGCCGCAACTTGTCCATCCGTCATTTTTGTTGGCATTCTACACCACTACGTGTACTATTAAAACCTTACCGATTGGCTCAATTCTGACTTTCCGGCCTAGAATTGGATATTCGTAAAATTCTAAAGGACGGGTCCCGTTTGGAAGCGTAATGACGTACGAAAATCTCGACGCGAAGTTGGTGAACGCGCTATTGGGCGACGGTCGGGCCAGTCTCCGGAGTCTGGCAGAGGACCTCGACGTGTCGGTGACGACCGTCTCGAACCACCTACAGGACCTCGAAGACGAGGGCGTCATCGACGGCTACACGCCCAAAGTGGACTACGACGCCCTCGGGTACGACGTGACCGCCATCCTCCAACTCAAGGTCGAGGGGAACGCGCTGGAAGACGTGACAGAGAGCCTCCAGAATCACGACCAGATGATTAGCGTCTACGAGGTGACGGGCGACTACGACATCATCGCGGTCGGGAAGTTCACCGACACTGACGGGATGAATCGCGGTATCAAGACCCTGCTGAACGACCCCGATATCAAGGAGAGCAACACCAGCGTCGTCCTCAACGCCGCCAGCGAGCACGAGCAGTTCGACCTAGATATCGACGGAAGTGACTAGGCCACGAGACATTATTTGCTTGATTTAGGACCGATAGGCTTTCAAGCAATCGAGAGTAGGTAGTTCCTAATGAGTCTCATCGCGGAGTTCTCCCTCAGGTCTTCGGAACTCGCGTTGGCCGACGCTCTCGACGAAGCCACTAACGTGACCGTCGAACTCGAACACCAGATGGCGACCGAGTTCGACGCGCCCGTGATGATATTCTGGGCGTTCGGTGGCGACCTCGAGCGGTTGGAGGCGGGACTCGAACGCGACGAGACGGTTCTCGAAAGTGCGGTCATCGAGGAACTGGCCGGTCGGAAACTCTATCGCGTGCGACTCGACTACGACCACGTCTGTGCTATCTATCCCGTCTACCACGACCTCGGTGCGTCGCCGATAGCCGCCACGGCGTCGGCCGACGGCTGGCAACGGCGAGTTCGATTCCCCGACCGCGATTCGGTGGTGGAGATGCGCAACACCTGTGCCGACAAGGCCGTGGACTTCCGACTCCACCGGCTCTACACGCCGGGCGAGTCGGAACTCGAAGACGAGTTCGGTCTGAGTTCCGAACAGCGAGACGCGCTGATAACGGCCGAGCGCGTGGGTTACTTCGAGGTTCCCCGCGAGACGGCACTGGAGGAACTGGGCGACGAACTCGACATTAGCGGCCAGTCTGCCTCCGAGCGCCTCCGCCGGGGCATCTCGAAACTCGTCTCGAACACGCTCCTGAGCGACTTCTGAGCGCTACGCTCCGACGTCTCGGGTCACGAGAAACGGCGACCGTGAGCGATACAGCCGTCGTCGTCACGGAAATCGCCGTTGCTACTCGAAGCAGTCACGCCTCTCGACTCGAAGCCGTTGAACGCTCGTCGAACGCAGGACTCACGATTTACGCGCGAAACCGCGAGAAAAACGGAGAATACCGGACGTCGTGGCACAGTGTCGAACGACACCGCGCGATTCGAACGGGAGTGGGCCGATGCGGCCGGGCAGTCGAACGGGCAGTGAAGGTAGGGTCGTGGCCTACGTCACATTGCGCCGCCCATACCGCCCATGCCGCCCATGCCGCCCATGCCGCCGCCCATGCCGCCGGCACCGCCGGGCGCGCCGCCGTCGCCGCCGTCGTCGCCGTCGACCTGACCGCCTTTCAGGTCGCCCGCGGCGATGACGTCGTCGATGCGGAGGAGCATGACGGCCGCCTCGGTGGCGGACTCGATGGCCTGGGTCTTGACGCGGAGCGGCTCGACCACGCCGTCTTCCTCCATGTTCACGATGTCGCCGGTGTAGGCGTCGAGACCGGAGGCGAAGTTACCGGCGTCGTGCTGACTGCGGAGGTCAACGAGGCTGTCGATGGGGTCGAGACCCGCGTTCTCGGCGAGGGTGCGCGGGATGACTTCGAGCGTGTCCGCGAACGCCTCGACCGCGAGCTGCTCGCGGCCGCCGACGGAGTCGGCGTAGTTGCGGAGTTCGAGCGCGAGTTCGGTCTCGGGCGCGCCGCCGCCGGGGACGACCTTGCCGTCCTCCAGGGTGACGCGGACCACGCCGAGGCTGTCCTCGATGGCGCGCTCGACCTCGTCCACGACGTGTTCGGTGCCGCCGCGGAGGATGAGGCTCACGGACTTGGCCTCTTCGACGTCCTCGACGAAGATGCGCTGGTCGCCGCCGACGTCCTTCTGAGCGACGCTACCGGCGAAGCCGAGGTCCGACTCCTCGATGTCGTCGACGTTGCTGACGACGCTCGCGCCGGTCGCGCGGGCGAGCTTGTCCATGTCGTCGGACTTGGCGCGGCGGACCGCGATGATGCCCGCTTCCGCGAGGAAGTGCTGGGCCATGTCGTCGATGCCGCCGTCCACGAAGACGACGTCGGCGCCGACGGCTTCGAGCTTGTCGACCATCTCGCGAAGCTGCTCCTCTTCTTGGTCGAGGAAC
Encoded proteins:
- the lrp gene encoding HTH-type transcriptional regulator Lrp, whose amino-acid sequence is MTYENLDAKLVNALLGDGRASLRSLAEDLDVSVTTVSNHLQDLEDEGVIDGYTPKVDYDALGYDVTAILQLKVEGNALEDVTESLQNHDQMISVYEVTGDYDIIAVGKFTDTDGMNRGIKTLLNDPDIKESNTSVVLNAASEHEQFDLDIDGSD
- the thsA gene encoding thermosome subunit alpha, which produces MGNQPMIVLSEDSQRTSGKDAQSMNITAGTAVAEAVRTTLGPKGMDKMLVDSTGEVVVTNDGVTILKEMDIEHPAANMVVEVSETQENEVGDGTTSAVVVAGELLEKAEDLLEQDIHATTLAQGYRQASEKAKELLTEKAIDVDADDTETLEKIASTAMTGKGAENAKGLLSELVVRAVQSVADEDGIDTDNVKVETVVGGSIDQSELVEGVIVDKERVHENMPYFVEDANVALLDTALEIQETEIDAEVNVTDPDQLQQFLDQEEEQLREMVDKLEAVGADVVFVDGGIDDMAQHFLAEAGIIAVRRAKSDDMDKLARATGASVVSNVDDIEESDLGFAGSVAQKDVGGDQRIFVEDVEEAKSVSLILRGGTEHVVDEVERAIEDSLGVVRVTLEDGKVVPGGGAPETELALELRNYADSVGGREQLAVEAFADTLEVIPRTLAENAGLDPIDSLVDLRSQHDAGNFASGLDAYTGDIVNMEEDGVVEPLRVKTQAIESATEAAVMLLRIDDVIAAGDLKGGQVDGDDGGDGGAPGGAGGMGGGMGGMGGMGGMGGAM
- a CDS encoding helix-turn-helix domain-containing protein — protein: MSLIAEFSLRSSELALADALDEATNVTVELEHQMATEFDAPVMIFWAFGGDLERLEAGLERDETVLESAVIEELAGRKLYRVRLDYDHVCAIYPVYHDLGASPIAATASADGWQRRVRFPDRDSVVEMRNTCADKAVDFRLHRLYTPGESELEDEFGLSSEQRDALITAERVGYFEVPRETALEELGDELDISGQSASERLRRGISKLVSNTLLSDF
- the glnA gene encoding type I glutamate--ammonia ligase — its product is MTDGQVAASKEAGLTDAEQDVLEQIEEENVDFVRLQFTDITGTVKNVSVPASQVEKAFEEGIWFDGSSIEGFVRIQESDMRLEPDPETFAVLPWRSDGDTASARLICDVVNTDGTPFEGGPRQVLKSVLAEAEEMGYSVSIGPEPEFFLFQKDEDGRATTVPHDSGGYFDLAPKDLASDVRREIIFTLEQMGFEVEASHHEVADGQHEINFKYDDALSAADNIATFRAVVRAVAEQNDIHATFMPKPISAINGSGMHSHISLFDDEGNAFADEDDEFNLSETAYKFMGGVLNHAEAFTAVTNPTVNSYKRLVPGYEAPVYVAWSDVNRSALIRVPDAAGASSRFEIRSPDPSCNPYLALAVVIKAGLEGIENDADPGDPVREDIYEFDDAKLDEYGITTLPGSLDRAIDALEEDEVVREALGEHVTEKFVEAKRADYADYKTHVSAWEKEKYLEKF
- a CDS encoding phosphatase PAP2 family protein; amino-acid sequence: MTGRSIGVAVAFDRHLPPAVRELFGLLTNVGDVGVLLAAVALCYWFGDRRRGAVALAGVLGASSLTLALKGLFALPRPPATLRVARATGYGFPSGHALSATVAFALLALALDRRTRRSRTAVAAVVVAVVSLSRVVIGVHYAVDVVVGVGVGLAYVAALVGVSDWRPRRAFAVAGVFAAAALLTNGLTPDATAALAGVLGAGAAWTVFEIPSEASVRPLAAFAGLAVLGALGYAGNALELSLPALFGLNLLVPAGIVALPLAVERVRKEESATVT
- a CDS encoding YhjD/YihY/BrkB family envelope integrity protein, which gives rise to MPSLGNALNAGRSVIEEARAQEITFLAASTAYYSFVSLIPLLLLAFIVVSFVAGDQFATQVVNQASGLLTATGQSELRQFITDPTGRGGTTIIGLVVLIWSAIKVFRGFDEAFSAIYTTDAKTGIADQVKDALLVLAAIGVGVVILVLAGAATALFPQFPFVGVVATVVQLVALVPVFLPVYVVFPDADVSIREALPGAVLATVGWTILQVLFRVYAAASSTGPSQFLGTALLLVTWLYFASILVLLGGVVNVVLANRGSYAERTKDPEERRIERKQELLSQYMTDDDESAPDIVELRDELRELRADVESFEEDIESRTVEKPEVESELKQYVRKRLRRGHARGWGPYLVLLYGTLMTLGAFFWLEEFWAIFAMGVVWLSTLGLYALMVMLGFGVGVLTLPSRISDRIGNFRS